Within the Leisingera thetidis genome, the region GAGCTTGCCCAGGGCGGCGCCTGGCGCAGACCGCAGGCCGAGACCTGGATAGCCGAGTGGAGCAAGGGCGGCCCGCCGCCCGCCAGCCCGGCGCGCGCACCCCTGGACCGGGTTGCTAAGGCGGCGATGCGGGCGCTGCTTGTACCGGAGTTCAGCGCGGAAGCTGCGGAAAAGGAAACCACCCGCATCGCCAAGGCGGAACTGGCCAGCCTGCGCCGCGGCCTGCGGCCGCTGGAACTGATCGCGGCCATTGCGCCGCTGGTGGGCCTGCTCGGCACCGTGCTGGGCATGATCGGCGCCTTCCAGGCCCTGCAGGAGAGCGGCAGCGGCGCCGATCCCTCGGTGCTGGCCGGCGGCATCTGGGAGGCGCTGCTGACCACTGCTGCCGGCATGGCGGTGGCAATCCCGGCCTCGGCGCTGGCCTCCTGGATCGAGGGGCAGGCCGAGCGCGAGCAGGCCCGGATGGAGGACGCCGCCACCCGCATCCTGACCCGGGCCGCCGCCCGCCCGGCGCTGCTGCACGCCGCGGAGTGACGCCGCAATGGCTCTTGCCTTTGGCCCCCCGCGCAGCAGGAAGCGCCTCAGCCTCGCACCGATGATCGACGTGGTGTTCCTGCTGCTGGTGTTCTTCATGCTGGCCTCGCAATTCGGCCGGGACCAC harbors:
- a CDS encoding MotA/TolQ/ExbB proton channel family protein; the encoded protein is MSLAPLIDFMARGGSALWVIAALSVLTLALFLWRLAELAQGGAWRRPQAETWIAEWSKGGPPPASPARAPLDRVAKAAMRALLVPEFSAEAAEKETTRIAKAELASLRRGLRPLELIAAIAPLVGLLGTVLGMIGAFQALQESGSGADPSVLAGGIWEALLTTAAGMAVAIPASALASWIEGQAEREQARMEDAATRILTRAAARPALLHAAE